The nucleotide window CCAGCCGGTAGGCGCATCCGTCTCGTGCGGTTGGCCGCGCGTGCGCTCGACCGGTTGCTCCTTGACGAGCAGCGTGGTCGCGATGAACGCGCAGAAGATCATCGCGCCCGCAATGAAAAACGTGTTGCGGATGCCGATCAGCGGCGGCAAGGCGCCGCCCACCAGCGGGCCGACGAGACTGCCCGCCATCACCCCCGAGGCCAGCGTGCCGAGTGCCCAGCCGGTGCGTGAGCGCGGCGTCTGCGTGGCGATCATCACGGTGGCGCCCGATGAATAGCCGCCGACCAGCCCCGCCAGAAAACGCAGCCCCACCAGTTGCCAGACATTCTGCGCGAGTCCGAGCAAGGACATCACGACGGCCATGCCAAGGCTCGCGCGAATCAGGATCAGCTTGCGTCCGTAACGGTCGGCCATGCGCCCCCACAGCGGCGAGACTAGCGCGGCGGCGAGGAACGTCGCGCCGAACGCGACGCCGGACCATTGCACGGCGGCCGCGTCCGTATCGACGCCGAGTTGTTTCACATAGAGCGGCAGGAAGGGCAGCAGCAGGGTCATCGCGACGATGGTCGTGAACGAGCCGAACAGGCAGACATAGAGATTGCGCTGCCAGTGCGGCGCGCCGTCGGTGGGAGGGGTCGAACTCATCGAGGCAGTTGGGTGCGGGGCGGACAGGGCTCGGGCCGCAAGCGCGGCGAAAAACCGATTGTGCCTGAGAGCGGGCAAGCGGGCCGGCAAAGCGGGCGGATCGCGGCCGATAGCGAGTGCATCGAGCCACGCACACAGGCAAGCAGACAGAGCGAGCCGACGCTGTCACGCGCCGCTCCGGCAGATGGCCAGCCGTGAACCCTGGTATGCTG belongs to Paraburkholderia sp. FT54 and includes:
- a CDS encoding MFS transporter; translated protein: MSSTPPTDGAPHWQRNLYVCLFGSFTTIVAMTLLLPFLPLYVKQLGVDTDAAAVQWSGVAFGATFLAAALVSPLWGRMADRYGRKLILIRASLGMAVVMSLLGLAQNVWQLVGLRFLAGLVGGYSSGATVMIATQTPRSRTGWALGTLASGVMAGSLVGPLVGGALPPLIGIRNTFFIAGAMIFCAFIATTLLVKEQPVERTRGQPHETDAPTGWASVPDRRPVLAMLFTAGLLMFANMSIEPIITVYVSQLVHDARHVTLVSGFVMSASALGSVLAASRVGRLADRIGTPKVIVACLAVCAALLVPQAFVTSGWQLVVLRFLMGLALAGLLPSITSVIRHSVPDRSAGYILGYATSANYAGQVAGPLAGGFAGAHFGMQAVFLITSALMLCGALFNGWVFRGSGAARGG